A stretch of Methanosphaerula palustris E1-9c DNA encodes these proteins:
- a CDS encoding MscL family protein, with translation MSLAEEFVAFLKQYQVIGLAVAFIMGVTATKVVTAAVNDLIMPIIAALLPDGDWKTAVLQLGPVKFLVGDFAGVLLEFVIIALVIFMIVKYLMKEDATEKR, from the coding sequence ATGAGTCTTGCAGAAGAGTTTGTCGCGTTCTTGAAGCAGTACCAGGTGATCGGACTGGCCGTCGCGTTCATCATGGGGGTGACGGCGACCAAGGTGGTGACCGCCGCGGTCAACGATCTGATCATGCCGATCATCGCGGCCCTCCTCCCGGACGGGGACTGGAAGACGGCCGTCCTCCAACTGGGGCCGGTGAAGTTCCTGGTTGGGGACTTCGCTGGGGTGCTGCTCGAGTTCGTCATCATCGCGCTGGTGATCTTCATGATCGTAAAGTACCTGATGAAGGAGGACGCGACCGAGAAGCGCTGA
- a CDS encoding cohesin domain-containing protein, whose product MKFQKTIIVLIFLTLICVSTAGASGTVKFHIPEISNAAVGDTVDATLYVDNNANPLISDIALDLNWSNGVLQYEGTTFSTGSTNLAEEYGSHIVTINMGDHTKGIATGDVALAHIKFKVLTPDNSPIEIKVVNVVDLSGNDLTGTATAVNGEVKVGTQTTTPSTTAPTYSYQTGSIDSGGWQTVNLDVTSTDRYDILGLAYSTANTFEIYVYDPSTGSIITMAKTPYFTANNLNYILTYSTLKPGRYTVIIHSTSGSGNYTFFHFY is encoded by the coding sequence ATGAAGTTCCAGAAGACGATCATAGTACTCATATTTCTCACCCTCATCTGCGTCTCGACTGCAGGCGCATCGGGGACGGTAAAGTTCCATATTCCGGAGATCTCAAATGCTGCGGTGGGTGACACCGTGGATGCAACGCTCTATGTTGACAACAACGCAAACCCACTCATCAGTGATATTGCGCTGGACCTGAACTGGAGCAACGGAGTTCTCCAGTATGAGGGCACCACTTTCTCAACAGGAAGTACCAATCTGGCGGAGGAGTACGGCTCCCACATAGTGACTATCAATATGGGTGATCACACCAAGGGTATCGCAACAGGCGATGTGGCGTTGGCCCATATCAAGTTCAAGGTCCTCACCCCCGACAACTCCCCGATCGAAATCAAGGTCGTTAACGTCGTCGACCTGTCGGGCAATGACCTCACCGGCACGGCGACCGCGGTGAATGGCGAGGTGAAGGTCGGAACCCAAACCACCACACCATCGACCACTGCTCCCACATACTCGTATCAGACCGGATCGATAGATTCAGGGGGATGGCAGACCGTCAATCTGGATGTTACGAGCACCGACAGGTATGACATTCTTGGCCTCGCGTACAGCACTGCGAACACCTTCGAGATCTATGTCTACGATCCATCCACCGGCAGTATCATCACCATGGCCAAGACCCCGTATTTTACTGCAAACAACCTTAACTACATCCTGACCTACTCAACACTCAAGCCAGGCAGGTATACCGTCATCATCCACTCCACCAGCGGGTCAGGAAACTACACCTTCTTCCATTTCTACTGA
- a CDS encoding DUF3467 domain-containing protein: protein MSSQEISVNMPPDLDPVYSNMIQIAFKEDEFTFLFLHQIPGTNQARAKAIVTISPRHAKSLLAVLGKSMQEYEEKFGQIDPPKDQKGGPVTTLRGYS from the coding sequence ATGAGTTCGCAGGAGATCTCAGTGAACATGCCCCCGGACCTCGATCCGGTCTACAGCAATATGATCCAGATCGCCTTCAAGGAGGATGAATTCACGTTCCTCTTCCTCCATCAGATCCCCGGCACCAACCAGGCCCGGGCGAAGGCGATCGTCACCATCTCTCCCCGGCATGCCAAGAGCCTGCTGGCCGTGCTCGGTAAGTCGATGCAGGAGTACGAGGAGAAGTTCGGACAGATCGACCCGCCCAAGGACCAGAAGGGCGGCCCGGTCACGACACTGCGAGGATACTCGTAG
- a CDS encoding type I 3-dehydroquinate dehydratase produces MASIVVSVTRKEDMPLAAASGADLIEIRLDLFPTADLENLPALLREVSLPLIVTVRSRAEGGRFTGGPEEWRALVTPYLPVARYVDIEQRFSSCAPAIRAAGVKVIASFHTPTILKEDELVAIEARLRTFGDLPKIVTGVGTRDDLLTLLQFTSSRTAPICTSIMGEQCRFGRGLLPLFSSMLVYCYITTPASAGQYPVGEMRTILSLLT; encoded by the coding sequence GTGGCATCGATCGTTGTCTCGGTCACCAGGAAGGAAGATATGCCGCTGGCTGCGGCTTCAGGGGCCGACCTGATCGAGATCCGGCTGGACCTCTTCCCGACTGCCGACCTTGAGAACCTCCCCGCGCTGCTCAGGGAGGTGTCCCTCCCGCTGATCGTCACGGTCAGGAGCCGCGCCGAGGGCGGGCGGTTCACCGGCGGGCCGGAGGAATGGCGTGCCCTGGTCACCCCGTACCTGCCGGTGGCCCGGTACGTGGACATCGAACAGCGTTTCTCGTCCTGCGCCCCGGCGATCAGGGCGGCCGGTGTCAAGGTGATCGCCTCGTTCCATACGCCGACGATCCTGAAAGAAGATGAACTGGTCGCCATCGAGGCCCGGCTGCGAACCTTCGGCGATCTCCCGAAGATCGTCACGGGCGTCGGAACCCGGGATGATCTGCTGACCCTCCTCCAGTTCACCAGCAGCAGGACCGCTCCGATCTGCACCAGCATCATGGGGGAGCAGTGCCGGTTCGGGCGGGGGCTCCTCCCCCTCTTCAGTTCGATGCTGGTTTACTGTTATATCACGACCCCGGCCTCGGCCGGGCAGTACCCGGTCGGCGAGATGAGGACGATCCTCTCTCTCCTCACCTGA